One part of the Phragmites australis chromosome 3, lpPhrAust1.1, whole genome shotgun sequence genome encodes these proteins:
- the LOC133910477 gene encoding proline-rich receptor-like protein kinase PERK5: MDSPLDNLFDGPDSSGSSDGSTGSPSPPSDTSSPPSSQSPPQSSSPPPAIPPPSTPSAPPPKSSGSGSPPPSPPSPSQSPSPPTPSLSPPPASPQDSGGLPPPAPQDKAGSPPASSRGSPSPPAPKRSGGDDSPSSESESSSRSGRSSSKGGSNNDGSPPVGAIVAGVVIGVVAFGLLMAITACVCCAKKKRKKRPPHMNMPYYTDEHGNVFYANSMPKWQNSSAMDGHGGGWHAPYSSASGEFSGSHGPGPHAPPSPGMPTLGFSKSAFSYDELAAATGGFSSANLLGQGGFGYVYKGVLPGSGKEVAVKQLKSGSGQGEREFQAEVEIISRVHHRHLVSLVGYCIAGSSQRLLVYEFVPNDTLEHHLHGKGVPVMDWTTRLAIALGSAKGLAYLHEDCHPKIIHRDIKAANILLDENFEAKVADFGLAKLTTDTNTHVSTRVMGTFGYLAPEYASSGKLTDKSDVFSFGVMLLELITGKRPVDPTNYMEDSLVDWARPLLARALSEDGNFDEVVDPRLENKVDRLELERMAACAAAAVRHSAKRRPKMKQIVRALEGDASLDDLNEGVKPGQSTMFSSSSEYDSGVNYAANISKFRKVAFESSEYSNEYSGTSEYGLNPSQSSADSGEAATRRQH; encoded by the exons ATGGATTCACCGCTAGACAACCTGTTCGACGGACCTGACTCGTCGGGGAGCTCGGACGGCTCCACGGGGTCGCCGTCACCACCGAGCGACACGTCGTCCCCGCCGTCGTCGCAGTCACCTCCGCAATCATCATCGCCGCCTCCCGCCATCCCGCCACCGTCCACGCCGTCTGCGCCACCGCCCAAGTCATCTGGCTCGGGatcaccgccgccgtcgccacccTCGCCGTCGCAATCGCCGTCGCCACCCACGCCGTCGCTGTCGCCGCCACCGGCGTCGCCACAGGATAGCGGCGGGTTGCCACCCCCGGCGCCACAGGATAAAGCAGGCTCGCCGCCAGCGTCGTCAAGGGGCTCCCCGTCTCCACCAGCTCCGAAGCGCAGTGGCGGCGACGACTCCCCGTCCTCTGAGAGTGAGAGCTCCAGCAGGAGTGGCCGCAGCAGCAGTAAGGGCGGAAGCAACAACGATGGGTCGCCACCGGTGGGTGCCATCGTCGCCGGCGTGGTGATCGGGGTCGTGGCCTTCGGCCTGCTGATGGCCATCACCGCGTGCGTGTGCTGCgccaagaagaagaggaagaagaggcccCCGCACATGAACATGCCCTACTACACCGACGAGCACG GGAACGTGTTCTACGCGAACAGCATGCCCAAGTGGCAGAACAGCAGCGCGATGGACGGCCACGGCGGGGGCTGGCACGCGCCGTACTCTTCGGCGAGCGGGGAGTTTAGCGGGTCGCACGGGCCGGGGCCGCATGCACCGCCGTCGCCCGGCATGCCGACGCTGGGGTTCTCCAAGAGCGCGTTCTCGTACGACGAGCTGGCGGCGGCCACGGGCGGGTTCTCGTCGGCAAACCTGCTGGGGCAGGGTGGGTTCGGGTACGTGTACAAGGGCGTGCTGCCGGGCAGCGGCAAGGAGGTGGCCGTGAAGCAGCTCAAGTCCGGGAGCGGGCAGGGCGAGCGCGAGTTCCAGGCGGAGGTGGAGATCATCAGCCGcgtccaccaccgccacctcgTCTCCCTCGTCGGCTACTGCATCGCCGGCTCCTCCCAGCGCCTGCTCGTCTACGAGTTCGTGCCCAACGACACTCTCGAGCACCACCTCCACG GGAAGGGCGTGCCGGTGATGGACTGGACGACGAGGCTGGCGATCGCGCTCGGCTCCGCCAAGGGCCTCGCTTACCTGCACGAAGACT GCCACCCCAAGATCATCCACCGTGACATCAAGGCGGCCAACATCCTTTTGGACGAAAATTTCGAGGCCAAG GTTGCTGATTTCGGGCTCGCGAAGCTGACCACGGACACCAACACGCACGTCTCCACGCGCGTCATGGGAACTTTCGG GTATTTGGCCCCGGAGTACGCGTCGAGCGGCAAGCTCACGGACAAGTCGGACGTGTTCTCCTTCGGCGTCATGCTCCTGGAGCTCATCACCGGCAAGCGACCGGTTGATCCCACGAATTACATGGAGGACAGCCTGGTCGATTGG GCGAGGCCCCTCTTGGCGCGCGCCTTGTCTGAGGATGGCAACTTCGACGAGGTGGTCGACCCGCGGCTGGAGAACAAGGTCGACCGGCTGGAGCTGGAGCGCATGgccgcctgcgccgccgccgccgtccgccaCTCCGCCAAGCGCCGCCCGAAGATGAAACAG ATTGTCCGTGCTCTGGAGGGCGACGCGTCGCTGGACGACCTGAACGAGGGGGTGAAGCCAGGGCAGAGCACGATGTTCAGCTCGAGCTCGGAGTACGACTCCGGCGTCAACTACGCGGCAAACATCAGCAAGTTCAGGAAGGTCGCCTTCGAGAGCAGCGAGTACAGCAACGAGTACAGCGGGACAAGCGAGTACGGCCTGAACCCGTCGCAGTCCAGCGCTGACTCCGGGGAGGCGGCCACCCGGCGGCAGCACTGA